In Triticum aestivum cultivar Chinese Spring chromosome 5B, IWGSC CS RefSeq v2.1, whole genome shotgun sequence, the following proteins share a genomic window:
- the LOC123117562 gene encoding EEF1A lysine methyltransferase 3: protein METAFFSAASLFHADDDSVDDGGGTRDEAQVGAEGESQQPALEYEERIHKFPGVDLSIREFSSHQLNANLLWPGTFFFADWLVKNPSILDGQRILELGSGTGALAIFLRKTFGVDITTSDYDDKDIEENIAHNCRVNKLDVLPHIRHTWGDPFPILQPDWNIVIASDILLYVKQYPNLITTLSFLLEESDLNRQKGVCTNITTKAGTQVAARRPMFLMSWRRRIGKDQSIFFDGCEKAGMEVQHLGDLVYLISKKR, encoded by the exons ATGGagacggccttcttctccgccgccTCCCTCTTCCACGCCGACGACGACAgcgtcgacgacggcggcggcacacGAG ACGAGGCGCAGGTGGGCGCCGAGGGTGAGAGCCAGCAGCCGGCGCTGGAGTACGAGGAGAGGATCCACAAGTTCCCCGGCGTG GACTTGAGCATCAGAGAATTCTCATCTCATCAGCTAAATGCCAATTTGCTATGGCCTGGGACATTTTTCTTTGCTGACTGGCTGGTTAAGAATCCATCAATTCTGGACGGTCAACGGATCCTGGAACTAGGAAG TGGAACAGGAGCTTTAGCCATTTTCCTGCGAAAAACATTTGGCGTGGATATCACGACTTCTGATTATGATGACAAGGATATTGAAGAAAACATAGCTCACAACTGCAGAGTCAATAAGTTGGATGTGTTACCTCATATCCGAC ACACGTGGGGAGATCCATTCCCGATTCTCCAACCCGATTGGAACATTGTCATCGCCAGTGACATTCTATTAT ATGTGAAACAGTACCCGAACCTGATAACGACGCTGTCCTTTCTTCTGGAAGAATCCGACCTTAACAGACAAAAAGGTGTATGCACAAACATCACGACCAAAGCAG GAACACAAGTGGCTGCCAGGCGCCCCATGTTCCTGATGAGCTGGCGTAGAAGGATTGGGAAAGACCAGTCGATTTTCTTCGATGGATGCGAGAAGGCAGGCATGGAAGTGCAGCACCTGGGCGATCTCGTGTACCTCATCAGCAAGAAACGCTGA